The Elgaria multicarinata webbii isolate HBS135686 ecotype San Diego chromosome 13, rElgMul1.1.pri, whole genome shotgun sequence region ATTTGCCACAGGCCACTGAAGTGTAAAACAGCTGGCAGGGAAAAGGCTGCTAAGGGTATTTTCATTGCTCTTATGGCGTTATCAAACAGGAATGCTCCCTTGGGAACCTACTTACTCCTTGCCGTTACACCAACAATTTTTGAAATCCGCACAGTGACTGTGTTAGCAGGATAAGCGCACCTCcatgcacccccctcccccaatttgcaGCAAGGGCTCAGCCCTGGGAGTTTCTAGCACCAGGCCTCAGCTGTGCAACCAGTGTGGCTTCTGGGAATAGACCGCATCCCATGTCCTCACTGATGACGGTGATCTGCCCTCCCTTCTGGGGTTAGAGGGCAGAACTTGCAGGCAGCCTTGACCCCAGCACCTCTCACATCAGAAATGAAGAGCCGCTACCCGTGGTTTAGCAGAAGAACGGGGGCGGAGAGTGGGAGGCACCATTGCTGAGCATCCCTTTGAAGGAATGGCATACCAAGCATTTCACCTCACcatctggctggctggcaggcaggcaggcaggcaggcaggcacctgCTTGAACAGCAAAGCAGCACCACAGGAAAGGCCCAGGCCGCAGGTGCCCTGAGCAGGTTTTCCGCCTGTCCTGCTGGGGTTAAGGCACGGTGGCACTGCAAAACCGTGTATGGCCGGCTCAAATCAGTGCTAAGGGCAACAGCCAACTCTCTCCTTGGAAGAACATTCCTCTCTGTGAAATAAACAGGTCTATTAAATATTTAATCTCTGGGTAAGGCTTTTCTTATTTCATTTGCAATAATCTTGCCAGGTCCAGATGGCACACTGGTGGCCCAGATAGCCATCAGTCGTCCTCTGAGCAGTAGGGAGAGCGCAAAGCTCTCGGATGCAAGAGGCGGGGGGCTGCAACTCAGCGGTGCCAGCccctccaccctcacccccacccccgtgacGAGCCCAGGATGAACCGCAGGCGGCCAAGGTGCGGCTGGAAAGAACACTTGCCCTGCACCATCGCCTACAAAgcgccagcaggcaaagacggCTGAGCCAAGCAGCTGCGGCTTGGGGAGCATCAAAGTACCCAAAGGTGGCAGAAGACAAAATTGAGGAGACCAAAACCCACGTTCCTAGCTTCGGTGCCAAAAGCAGCAGCTCTCTGCTGCAATCTTCAGCCGCTGCCTCGCCTGTGCTCGATGCTGTGCCATGGAGCAGGATAGATGCAAGCTGGGGCACCCTGAAGCTTGGCCCCGGATTTTGTCAGCACCCCCTCTCCCAGAGGGCTGTCAGTTCATGGATATAACGTGGAACTGACTCCCTCCGTACCTCTGACCATGCAAAGACCGCCTCTGCATCCCTGTGGACAAACCGGCGTTAGATTCCATCCCACTTCCAGCTCTCGAGGAATCCACCGGCACTTTTGTTGAATGGACAAGAGGGCTGGTTGGCAAACAGCCGTTAGGCGCCCTCAGCCCCAAACTCTTTGTAGAAATCGGCATCAAGCAAGAGGtttctctctccgtgtgtgtgtgtgtgtgtgtggatcccGGCAACACTGGCTTCTAGAATGAAAGAAGAGCGGGTGGGGTAGGGGCGTAGACTCGCCACAAGGCCAGGAGACCTTCCCCGTCACCCCACTCCCAGGTCGCTCAGTTCCAAGCAGTCTCCTGCACAGAAGGGCACATCCATGAACCGAGGCAGGATATGCACAACCCTTCTCTAAGGACTTGAGTTTTATAAACCTCCTGCAGTTCCTCTCCATAGTAATATTGTCTCAGCTCCCCCTCTGCAATTGTCCTCTTATTTCATAAAGCtcacctaccaccaccaccccctcctcgagattttagttgcccttttctctaATTTCTCAAGTCCCGTTAAGTTTGGAGGCTCTTCCGGGCAGATTAATACTGTGTTTGCCAAGATTACTCAGCAAAGTGCCACGCATGCTCAAGCCTCGCGCGGAAGAGTGGCAATGCGCACGTCGGAGCACATTTCGACGGTTAAAACAGCTTCACCTCCACTGACTCCTTACGAAAGCTATTGTCAGGCCAGCAGCACGATTACACTCGccagagggagaagtggctgGCCTCAGCCCGTGAGAGGGTTTGCAGCAGAGGCAAGAGCAGACATGCGCATGCCCCAGGGCCGCACTCTGCTGCCTCACTGCACCAGCAGTCAGGAGGCCTCCTGACTTCGAGGCAATGACCTTAAAACCTTAGGATTCAAGCCCAGCGCCCCGCTCAGCAGCCGGAAACGCTCTCCGCTCTTGCTGCTTGCTCCCACTATTCAACAAACCAGACTGAAAGCAGCTGGGAGTACAAAAATAAGATATTTTCCTTATCATAGCAATtatcaaagaaaaacaaacagaacaagaaCAAAAGCAGTGGTAAAAAAAGATATCCAAAGCTCAGGGCCGGCCTGGCTGCCCCGCTCCTCACGCGCTCTGCCCCAGCATCCTCCGGGACACCGCAAGGCCTCCTGGGAACACTACTCAGGCAGCACAGGGCGGGCGCCTGGGGTGTCAGAAATGTCTCCAGCAGCCCCCGCAATGCTTTGAGATGGTTGGCTTGCTTTCCCTGTGTGTGTCGTAAGTGCAGCTCCTTCAGTTTAGCTTCTGATCCGTCTCTCTGGTAGTGGAATACGAGTAAGCTTTCCCCAACACCAACCGGTCCCGCAGGAGCTTGAAGAAGGCGTAGTAGTTGCTGAAGAGGATCAGGGCCAGGGAGATGGTCTGGTGCCACTTCTCAGACACAATCAGGGAGTACAGCTGGTAGAAGATGACAGCCCCTTCAAGGAGAATCAGGATGTTCAAGATCCGCAGGGGTTTGCTGAAAAAGAACTGGAAGGCCGAGAGGGCACTCCACGTGAGATGTTTACGGTCTACAGGGAACAGCCCACACTTTGGCCCAcaagaggactagaaacttgcaattctatttttaaaagataaaaatgcTTTCTGAGGAACGTGCAGGCCTGCTTACGTAACCCTCAAGTGATATGCAGACGATGCACATGCTGCAGCACTTCAAAAACGAAACCAGTGACCACCACCATGTACCACTGTGGAATGGAGCCTCCAAAGGAGAAAGATTAAAGAGGCAATGTTTGCTTATCACAGCTAAAAGCTGATGTCAATATAAAGGCTGAGacaaaacaagccatgatgtttattaaTGCAGCTTGATCAGCTGTTGAATAGAAGTATTGATTGTTAATCTTTGTCCCCGCCTTGAGGTTTGGCCTAGTCCTCATTGGTAGTAAGCGGAATTGCAGCATActtatttgtgactgaagctggtttttatactgaaacatttcagattttaaaatctgtttatatgtgTGCGTGCTTAAAAAAATTTTAaagctatatttaaaaaaataatctataaAAGTTTGTAAACTGGGTGTGCTACTTGTGATCCTTGTTTCGTTACTTAACATTACCTTTTTATATCTGGAGAGTTAATGCAGTGATTTTCAAAAAGTTTCAACAACGGTAGACAAACATCTCTGACAGACCCCTTAACAACCCCCTGCTGATCTTCCTCTGCAACACGCCGCTGCAGAAAGCTCTCAGGTGTTTTCTAAGCAGTGTTCTTTGTTCATGTGAGGCAAACAGTGCTGGTATTAAACCTTTAAAGCCGTACATGGCCTGTGACCCCGCTGCTGTCCACACTGAACCCGCGGGAGCTTTAATATCAGTCCCAAGTGGATATTCAATTGGCAGTTAGCAAGGACACTGCCTTCTAGGGGGTAGCATCACACTTTTTggaaatgtattcatttaaaggcttttttattccactcttcagccaaaacggctgccaaagcagcttacatactGTCAGTTAATCAAGACTGATATTTGATCTCATTTGACATTCAATTTCTGCTGCTTTAACAGAGGAATAGCATAATACTGGCTGGAGTGCTGCTCTGTGTTTACACCTTGATATATTTTAGATTGTATTCTTAGTATGTTCTTCCTAATAAAATATCTTACTATCAAATTTTAttctggctggggggggggaggggagtcgtACATGTATAAGCTATTTTGATTAcctggataaaaaaataaaaggaaatacataATCATAGGCAGCAAGTGGCCCCAGATGTGCTCCAGATCACAGGCCCCAGATTCCTCTACGACACACATGGGTTCCATGGCAGACATTCAAGGGTTTGGTTCATGGACAAATTGATACGGAAAAGGTTCTCTGAGGGTACGAAGTTGGAAAGCCATTGCGCTTTGATACATTTGCACTCACAACAGCTCACTCTTCCATCCCGTTCTATGTATGGACAGTTGCAAAGACAAGATTTGAAGCCGAGTCCCTGAAAGAGACAAGCCAATCTCTTTCTCCACTGAGTACCCCCAGCTTTCAAACGACAAAGGCTTTTCCAAGCTGGTATAtattaaaggccccatttatgacAGGCACCAATCCAGCAAGCGGGCAGAGCGATGGAAATTAAGTAAACCCATGCACTTGGGCCTGCTCTCATTTGGTTGCAGAACAAGGCTCTTTTGAAGAGACTTCTAGGCAGACCACATCATGCACCAGGGAAtgaatgtggtatagtggttagagcattcgCCTCAGAATGGGGACGTGCAAGTTCCAATACTCACAGCCCACAAGGTGCTCTTGGAGCAGCTGTCCTGACACATGTCACAGGgggtgttgtgagaataaaatgggcagGAACCatgtatttatctatttaattaattttatttattattacatttatattctgcctttttttcctccaaggaacccaaggtggcgtacataatcctcctctccattttatcctcacaacaaccctgtgaggtaggttgggctgagagtctgtgactggcccaaagtcccccagtgggtttccatggccaagtggggcctagaacccagatcccccaactcccagtccaacactttagccactccaccacactggttCTGCAAGCTCCTTGGACAAGGAAAGCTGGGCTAGAAATGgtgtccattcattcattcattcatacacacacacacacacacacacacacacacacacgccctgtCAGTGTAACAAAAAGGGCAAAAACTTACATGAAACCGGAAGTGGGAGGAGTCAGAAGGCACAGCCACGTTGTAGTGGCCCACggctttgtacacatttttgctgtGCTTCACCAGCACCCCCTGTGGCCACATGCACTCCTCAGTCCACCTGCAAAATAAACAGAAAGGGACCAGACatgggaggggaagggcaggttgaaggttctggtacttgtgtacaaagccttaaacaacttgggaccaggatacccgaaaCCACACCTTCCCCCTTACCCACCTGCCCAGTCTCTGAGGGCATCAGCTCCTGGTcctccacatggacctatggcccgaatGAAGTCcagcagaagagccttcagtgcggtggccccctttctttggaacgcCCTGCCATTGGAAGTCAGGCTGGTGCCTCTTAAAAACACCTCTATTCCAGGAAGTATTCCTTAACTAACctgccatggtttttattggcattctgtgtgcatgattttattttttaaaaaaatattgtgttttattccttttatcttaGTACTATTTTATCTCTTACAGTTCAGTACTCTGTAAtctgtttagatatggagtgggatataaatgttgtaaataaataaaaaacataagaGGGGAAAGTGGGATGgtgacggcagcagcagcagcagcagctgtttagAAGGCTGAAGACTTGAGCTCATCTCAAGGGTTGCTGATGGGCAATGGATGGGATTGCGGTGGACTGCGGTACAGCAACCTGCGTTATTTCAGAGGAATAGGCAGATCTGCCTCCTACAGTGGCCAGCTTTTTTTTATTGGCCTTGCTCCAGTGATGGGCTTCCAAGCAGCAACTGGCTAGCTTGACAAAAGCAGGAAAAGGTACCTTTACGCAGCTCATCGGTAtcttgttaaaagcacaggatcCAGGCCAGGCCAAACACTGGCAACCTGATTTTGCCACCCCACTCTCCTCGGCTACTGCTTAACATGATCAGCAATCCCAGGTTGAAAGAGAGgtggctactaggggtgtgcaaagtgggtcttctctgccttgaaattcgatctggagctccgtaggaGTGAGtctctgccttgattttggaggggggccctccccctctctccgccTCGTGAAATTGGTATTAACATAAATGCttacagttccctcatttttaaagatacagagataaaacttggcacagtgataggtcttgagggctttagccccaccaagtttgaaccaaattggttcatgctttgattttttaggaatttttaacaaaaattaaaattaacaaaaatgcttgcatctgcataatttttatatagacatgaaacatggcaaagtgatagctccaccaagtttgaattagattggtttatgccttgattttttaggaagtgttttttttaattccccactccagccttctccaacctggtgccctccagatctattcgACAGATGTCCCCCCCGCCtcagcccagccactgaaataaagagcctgccaagctttctcactcaccagccagcccagcaacactttcacactgtggaaatgtggatgattgacttctacgagtccaagcagaaacgcgctccctccctccctccacccccagaatcagcagccacttagtgtttcccacttccctgatgGGGGGAGAACtctgctgtggctattcctattggttagccacagaagtcaatatcaaagctacccctcaccccactcagcagcttccaaatatggagatacacacacacatagagcaagataattccagagactttagaagctccgattgggcacgtctccgctctgatattaatcaatgggtttggaagcggcccaCCTCCGCTCTGGAAGACTGAATACTCTGCCgatgtttgcggttaccagataattctggggcggagtgcacacccctagtggttaCTCATTTACTTTCACCAGGGCTTGCGTCCCTGTCTTCTAGTTTGGTTCCGCCTCACTGACTGGCACCTTCAACAAGGCAGATGCTGAACGAAGCTGGAAGGGGTGTTAGTCCCAGGATAACCGGTGGCATAGGCCAGTGGCTTTCAAACTGTGTACTGGGAACCCCCTGTGATCTCTGGATGCTCAGCAAGGGTTCCCAGTCAATGGGGAGAACAGTCATAGCAGGGAATCATCCATGAAAGGCAGCCTGCCTAGGACTCCCTGGCTGTTCTAGGACAACCTCCCACTTCACGCAGAGCGATGGGGAGACCAAACTCGGTTGGCTTTACGTAAAGGGATTCTGGAATACCCTCGAGCACTCCGCAGCAGACAGGCAGAAATCCCTGGGCAGAGAAATGGACCTAAAGAGGGAGGGCCATCAGCAGAAAGCCTTAAAATGATTGGAGCCAGCAATGCAAGGGGAACCTCCGTGCTGTGCGATACCAGAGACTATGCAGGCGCTGGGAGGAGGAGCTGCTCCACTCAGCAGTGCCAGCCGAGTCCACTCCTGAAGCGTGTGCCACCCCCAAGAGGATGATGCAGACGGCCACATGAAGACGCCTGCTCCCCACAGCCTGGCTGAGTTCCTTTCTCTGTGCATCTCTTAGCATGGAGAACagaaaaacaggggagggggcaaggaCGTCAGTGAAGGCCCTGATGGGCCATCCGGCCTCCTACATAAAACTGGTTCCCCACCCTCGGGGTAAGCAACAGCAAGAGGAAAAATTCCTGCAATGAAGCATATAAGTGACGGACTTTTCACACAACCATTCAGGGTTTCATAGCCCCTGTAAACGTCATTGAACCAGTTTTATAAAGAGGTGATGCTCAGGGTGGGAGTCATGAAAAcatgaagagccctgatgctggatcagaccgagagtccatctagtccagcatgctgttcccatagtggcccacctgctgcccacaagaaacccataCGCAGGGTAGGAgttcaacagtaccctcctgcccatgttccccagcaactagtgcatacaggcttactgcctctgctactgggggTGGCATAGAGGAATCAGGACTAGGAGTCACTGATTGCCGCCTCCTCCGTGATAAGGCTGCCGTGCCCAGAGGGCTGCTTACTGATGCTGCAGCACGTTGGAGCACAGTGCTGGGTCGACCTTCTGCCAGCAGCCCAGATGTGCTGCAGCTTTGTGGAGGAGGTCGCAGTAGCGGGCGGGAAGCAGGTGCTGCATGAGGATGACGGAGGTGCTGATGGAGACCAAGAGAAACAGCTCACAGGACCACCGCTTGTCATAATACTGAGTAttctttggaaaggaaaggagagagagagagagcgctcagGATGGAGGGCTGCACCTTTGGAGCTGGACTGTCCCATCCACCATGTGAGGCAATCCAAAGTTGCACCTGAACCTAGGTGCAAGGCAGCCAAAATGTTCTAGAGTCAACTTGAGCAACTTCAAAGGCTGTTCTGTTCCACAGACAGTGATATTGGGGGCTAGTATGTATCAAAAGGCAACGCATTTCATTTGAAATACATTTGATTCTATGATGATTTGGAGGGGGTCCTCAAAGCAGAACTGAACCAGGTCTCTGGATTGCCACATGCAAGCAGGTGAGCAGCTACTCATGGCTGTTCCAGGAAAGGGTggaccagcatcctgtttccagcagCCAGCCTGACACCTTGGAGCATCACGAACACAgaatgaccggggggggggggggcttcacctgTTGCCTGTCCCCACCCTCTGGGATGCAGCACATGGAGTTCCCATTGAGCGCTTTTAACTAATAGTTGCCGGAAGATCTATTCTTCATACCTTTCTCTGTTCCaaacagaacctcaggcctggggtggGTGTTCAAATCCAATCcttcaggattccccagatggccacacccaccTACCCCTGAACCGCTTGGCGGTTTCCTAGCTTCTGTGCAGCTTTCCCCTACCCCAATTCTAAAATGCCTCCTCCTAAGACAtcgttactggcaggaagaactttcagctaaaacatgctggtatttcgGATATTTTGACCCCCTCGCTTTTGCCTTTGCCTCTCATTCGGCCCTTGGGCTACAGAGGCTCAACACCCTGCTCCAACTAACCAAGCAAAGGCCCCTCGGTTCTGCGTTGCAGAGGCACAACCCGCCGCTCACTCACATACCTTCACAAACCAGACGGGCACAAACGCCACGTAGTAGGCGCTGAGCATGGAGCTCACCAGCACCTCCTTCATGCGCCAGTTGAAGTCCATCTTCAGATACGCCACCTCATTGCGGATCAGATCCGGGGAGAGGCAGCAGGCGTGGGTGGGCATGGCCTCCATGCCGTACAGCTGCCGGGTGTGCTGCTTCCAGGTCTCCTTGAGAACCGACAGATAGTCCTTACCTCTTGAGCCGACGTCGGCAGTGTCACGAGGGCCGATGTTGGCCACTTGGGGGAAGAGGCCAGTCTTGCGGACGTCACAGTTCAGCTGCAGGAAGGGGACGTACATGCCGAACCTGGGAGGAGGCGAGGAGAGCAGTCCCCAAATTGCCTGTTTGTTTAGCACCATTCATGCCCGTGGCAGGTTACAAAGGACCCGAGGAGCTGACAGTCGAGGAAACGATGCAAGGGAGAGCACAGCCAGGGAAAGGCAGGGAAACAGGCGCAAGCCACACCGCCCTGAACACACCTGATCTCGTGAGCTAAGCAGGGTCGGGCCTGGCTGGTActtgggagaccgcctgggaattgcgtttttgattcctgcattgaacaggaggaggttggactcaatggccttataggcccctcccaactctactgttctatggttctatgaaaggggggggagagaaaacacaGTGAACGGTTATGCCTACAGAGGCTGAGTTGCAGCGGGACAGAGGCAGGCACCTGTGGCATTCTGGACGGTGTGgccttcaactctcatcatccctccgCATGGGTTCCATTGATGGGAGCTGcagaccctccaggtgttttggcctacaggcTCCCTACCCCCAGCCCAAAAAGGGAATGGGGATCAGGGGGTTGAGCCCATGGCTTCAGAGAAGGAGGACGTTGATGatagttctttttttaaactctggATGTTTTTTCTGTGGAATGCTCAAGGTGATGTGCAGCAACCCTATTCGTAGGCAGCGACCACCTGTGCAAGGTCCAATGGTGACCTGGCAGGGCCTGTGGAGAAGCAGGGCCTCCCCTGCCGGACTCTTCCCCAGAACAAGGGGACGCCCCACGGAACAGAAAGTGGCCCTTACGAGGGGAGGTGCTCGAGAGCCATCCTTTTGAAGGTAGAGAGGCTACTGGAGAGCAGTACAGGCCCTTCATGGGAGGAGGTAAGAAGGGGACACTTGGAGGGGGCAAAGCACTTCACTCAGCCACAGTGTCAAGGACCAACAGCTTGCAGGCCATGCAGGCAGCTTTTGCTCAAGCAACTCCAAGAAAAGGTACTCCTACCATAGCTAAGGAGGTGGAAGTGGGCTCTTATTTATAGAGAGCCAACGCACAGACTTGGTGGTTTTCATAAAAATGGAAGCcaaagaaaaggccctgtctccaaAGAGGTTACTATCTAAATTTTGACTGAGTGTAGGGGAGGAAAGGGAGCCAAAGGGAATAGGAGAAGGATAGGCAAACATGCTTTGCAATCTAGCCACGGGACCATTTTGTTTTGAGGCTTCAAAGTTTGCCTCCCCTGAGACAAGAAACTGAAATGCAAATAAGATACTCACGGATAACATAAGAACAAGAGGTTGAGGAGTGAATACGTCCTGAAGAGGTGAATTATGGATCGGCACAAGCTCCAAGCTGCCCCAGTAAGGACGGCAAAGCGAGTGACCACCAGGAAAATGGACCGCGGCAGGGAGACTTTGCCAGTATGAGAAGCCTGGGAGGGCAAAGAGCAGGAGCAAGAGAGGGAAATCAATGCCCCCGCCCCCTCCAGGGAAAAATcagcactgccccccccccccccgattcccaGGTGTTGGTTTCACCTCCAGAGTCCTGGGGCTGTGATTCGGGGGTGAAGTCCCACTGGATTCAAAGGGCCTcagttctgaataaacatgtttagGGTTGCACTGCAGTGGCTTAAGCCAGACATTCTCTAGAGAGTGCCCCCCTCCACCCAAAGCCTCCCCATACCCATTAAGAGAGAGGTATTCACTCCTGACCCCAGATGATACTTTACACCAGTGTGCATAACTATATATatagatggggtgggggcagggggcaggcagcCCTCCATGGGTTGCATGATGCCAGTGGATGCAGTCACGTCACTGGCCTGCTCAGTTCAGCCTTTCTCCATGCCTGTCTCTGCATGCAGAGGCTCTGCCAACACTGGGAGCAGCAGATCCACCCCCTGGCACCACCCAAGTCCCTGGCGGCAGCTTAGTCCGCTGCCACTTGCATCCCTGCTGTGATGCCTGACTTGAGGTcacagtggggattcctccagggctTGGAGGCCTGGCGGAAGCCATGGCTTTGTGGGTGCCCTTGCTTTACATGACGGGGTGGAGAGGGACTTTTGAAACTCCAGCCCTCCAAAAGCTCACCAGTGCCTGTCCCTGCTTGCTCATGAGGAGCAGGTAATGGACACAATCCCCCTGTGAAAGCCCCACTGCAATGAAGGGCAGCTGCAAAGGAGCACCGTTGTGCTTGACCTGTCAAACAAAAGCCCAGCCAGCACAGGCCGAAATGCAGGACGcgagttccccacccccatgctggtGGGGTGAGGGGCTCCAGGCCTCTACCTCCTTCACCTCCTTCACGATCGCACCAATCAACCTCCTTGCCAGCACAATGGTCGTCACTGCCAGGACATTGAAGTCAATGAGATGAAAATTctgcaggaaggggggaaaaatctGGTTGGCCCATAAGTAGTGAACTTGCaagaaaaccattaaaaaaatcagtaGGATGGGGCTTCCAGGACCTACTGGAACACATTTGAAAACAAATTCCAGGAGATGGAGCCCACAAGCGGACCAAAGCCTTGCAGTTTCTTAAAGATGAAGAAATTACTCATTCTAAGTCTTGTGCTAGTCTGCTTCTCTCAGCTGTATATTCCACCTGGTCTTTTGCTTGAATTAAAACTCAGCTCTTACCCACAGATATTAAATTAAGAAGCAATTGTCTCATGTTTCTGTTCCCTTTATGGACAGATCTCTTGGCAAATGAGTTGTAATGCTGTGTTCAGGCAACAGCTGGCACTACAGAGCCCTCATATATAAGCTGTTCTAGGAAGCACAAGGAATTCCTTATTAGGAAAGCACAGAGAATTTTTGATAGCGTTTTAATGTTATTTTGTGTATGTCTTAATACTTTACTGGCTTTATGATTGTGCTTTTGTGAGCTTGCAAACGGGCAGCAAGATATAAAGATACCCACCAATGAGGTATGGGAGGGAGGATGAGACGGTGGGTACCACCACACCGTTTTGTAGATGTTGATATAGTGGACAAAGAGAGCAATAAGGTGGCAGAAGAAGAGCTGGAGTTCAAACAAGATGCTCCTCTCGATGGGCAGCTCTGGGATCTTGCAGTGCTGAAGGGGAACCACTGTCTGAGTCGCCAGAGGAG contains the following coding sequences:
- the TMEM39B gene encoding transmembrane protein 39B isoform X1 — encoded protein: MAGGRRGPNRTSYCRNPLCETGATGGTGHSTSSSVTSVRSRTRSGSGTGLSSPPLATQTVVPLQHCKIPELPIERSILFELQLFFCHLIALFVHYINIYKTVWWYPPSHPPSHTSLNFHLIDFNVLAVTTIVLARRLIGAIVKEVKEASHTGKVSLPRSIFLVVTRFAVLTGAAWSLCRSIIHLFRTYSLLNLLFLCYPFGMYVPFLQLNCDVRKTGLFPQVANIGPRDTADVGSRGKDYLSVLKETWKQHTRQLYGMEAMPTHACCLSPDLIRNEVAYLKMDFNWRMKEVLVSSMLSAYYVAFVPVWFVKNTQYYDKRWSCELFLLVSISTSVILMQHLLPARYCDLLHKAAAHLGCWQKVDPALCSNVLQHQWTEECMWPQGVLVKHSKNVYKAVGHYNVAVPSDSSHFRFHFFFSKPLRILNILILLEGAVIFYQLYSLIVSEKWHQTISLALILFSNYYAFFKLLRDRLVLGKAYSYSTTRETDQKLN
- the TMEM39B gene encoding transmembrane protein 39B isoform X2; the protein is MAGGRRGPNRTSYCRNPLCETGATGGTGHSTSSSVTSVRSRTRSGSGTGLSSPPLATQTVVPLQHCKIPELPIERSILFELQLFFCHLIALFVHYINIYKTVWWYPPSHPPSHTSLNFHLIDFNVLAVTTIVLARRLIGAIVKEASHTGKVSLPRSIFLVVTRFAVLTGAAWSLCRSIIHLFRTYSLLNLLFLCYPFGMYVPFLQLNCDVRKTGLFPQVANIGPRDTADVGSRGKDYLSVLKETWKQHTRQLYGMEAMPTHACCLSPDLIRNEVAYLKMDFNWRMKEVLVSSMLSAYYVAFVPVWFVKNTQYYDKRWSCELFLLVSISTSVILMQHLLPARYCDLLHKAAAHLGCWQKVDPALCSNVLQHQWTEECMWPQGVLVKHSKNVYKAVGHYNVAVPSDSSHFRFHFFFSKPLRILNILILLEGAVIFYQLYSLIVSEKWHQTISLALILFSNYYAFFKLLRDRLVLGKAYSYSTTRETDQKLN